ATCCCTTAGAAACATGCGTTGGAGAGGGAAGAGCTGCTGCCAACACGCAGGGCCTGTCTCAGACGGATCTCCGAAGAACATCTGGTCACCGAGGGTAGCACTTCTTGGACATCTGGTAACTGAGGAGTAACACCGCGTCTCTTCCGTCCTGCCCGGTTTCCTGTTATGCCTTGCTGTGGACAGAGTAAGAGGCTCAGCTTTATCGTAAATGATCATCAGGACAGAGAGAGGCACcttgtttcattttctctgacATGAAGGGAGCCCTTGGTTTCATTGGATTCTTGCTCTCTTTTCTCACGGGTGAGTGTGTGGTCCACATCTGCAGCTGCCTTCTCTGACTAAAATCCTTAAAGATGTACAGTGTAAGACTTtgtcatgatgaaaatatttcttGTCTTCATTACAGATGCCACTTATCCGGAACACACCCTACCGTTTGGTATATATCACCCTTCATACTGACTGTCTTGGTACGTCTCGACATCcctttcacacttttttttttttgcgatacTCACAGATTGTGGTGATAATGTCCCAGACTGCTTGGACTACTGTAACTTCTGCAATTACGCTTATGATGCGCCCACGATGGAGTGTCTTCAGGACCTACTTAGACTTCTGTGTATCCACAATTTTGAAGCTTCAATGGGATCACATAACAGCAGCGACTGGTGCCTTTGGAGTAAAGTCAGTGGGTAAGTACCTTGTATATGATTAGGTTTGTGATCGTCTACCTGGGACTTCAGGATATGTTGGTCAAGGGGTCAAGGAACAGAGGATTCAGTTTTGGTGGTCAACCAACCACCTGTTAGTGAATCTCTGCACAGCTATTGTCCCATTGGCCTTAGATGAACATCAATATACCAAGCATATACCCACCAGTCATTGTGTTCATGCATGTGTATGGTTGTATTCTCTCCCACACGGGGCATGGTTTCAGGCGGTACCCTGCCAGTTCTGAGGCTTTCCCGCCAGACCACACTCAGAAATCTTTTGACGCTGAATCAATGACGTTTGAGAAACTACAACTTCCAAACTGCACACTTTTGAAACTGCTGCCGTGGTGTGTAGAAATGGCTAGCAGAAGCACGCTTGCTACCTTCTTTGACAGTGTGTACATCCACACTGCTTCTCGGCAAACTTTCCATTTACCAATGTTTGTTCCGACCCTCAACTGCGATCATGAGTTTTGGGTCAAGAACGAAAGAAGGAGATCTCGGATGCGAGCGGCTGAAACGAGTTTTCTCCGTCGGGTGGCAGGCATCTCCCTAGAGGTCTCTCCTCACCCTAGAGATAGGGTTTGGGGATCTCGTGGGCggctccctttggaggtgtttctggAACGGGAAGCTCCGAGGAGACCAGGTGAAGGGTTATAGTGTCTCGTGATCTCCCAGTCACAGCTGACAGGGAGAAGGACATTTGCCTCTCGCTGTTGAAGCTGCTGTCCCTGCGACCTGGTGAAGGATAAGCGggagaagatggatggatgaagtaTTGTATGGCGTCTCTCACTGTTCGGATTCTGATGTCCTCTTGGGCTGTTATACTATATTCACTGTTATAGCTCTCACCAGAATAGAGTCATCATATCATGTACTCTTATACACGTTTTGACCAAAGTCATATCCACAGGATTTTCATTCCTGAAACATCTTctgatatttatgatttatattgactGCCTTTGTatgaaaactgaatgaaatagAATTATATAAACTGGTTTGTATTGAGTCGTGACATATTTGGACTAGTTTTACAACATTAAAGTAACGAAACTGAATTTCACTTTGTAACTATTCTCTCCGCCTTTCTTTCCGGCAGAGTGTACAGCAACCTCAGTCACTGCACGGAGATGATCTCTGACTGTCTCCACATCCCGTGGCCCAACTCTTTGGTGGAGCAGACCTTTGTGGGAATTCACTCTCAATATTTTGCAGACTGTCCAACAGAAGAACTCATTGACCCTCCGCCTGGAATCGTATTTGCTCTGGTCATCACTCCCATCTGCTTGATCCCAGTCATGGTCAGCCTGGTGGTCCTGAAGACCAAGAACGGTGATGGAAGTTCCTGATGAGCCTGGATGGCAGCTGCGGCTGCTTcttgttataaaaaaaaaaaagatctggcTGATCCAGCTGTGACTTCCGGTCATATTGTCAGCGTTTTAATTGCACAAAATGATTCAAATAAAGTTGTATTTAGTAATATGATTCTGCCGACAAAAGTTCTAAAGCTTGCATGGAACACTTTTTTATTGACAAAAGGGCAGAGAGAAGCCTGGAGGATATACTCGGTATGAGTCATTGCTCGTGGAAGTTGGGGTGTCAGAGGTCACAAATGAGACACAACATGTGAGTACGCCCTGCAGAGGAGAGCCCCTTCCTGGTATTGTCCATTTGTGAGAAGCATGGAACCATCTTCCTCTCTCCAAACACCGGACTCACGCAAATGAACTCATATGAATAATATATCGACAAGAAGAGAGATCTTCGCCTGGTGGTGTTATGACGACGAAGCTTGTTTAAATGCTTTCACAACTGTATTTATAAAGTTACTGTCCTGTAAGATTGTGATGAagtgaaatatatttaatactATCCAGTCAAATGGCTGCGGTGTCTGGTGATTTTGGAGCAGATGGAGGCCAGACGTCCTCTTCAACTGGTGTCAGAATTTGATGAAACACCTATGTCTCCTGAGTGGGCTGCAGATGGCATCTCTTCTCCTTGGGTTCAGTTGCACTGTATCTCCAGTGCAATGCTGAATGCTGATGTAGTGACGGAAGGGCTGAATACGCTCATGGATCATCCCAGAACTACAGGGTGGgcctccttgtgtgtgtgtgtgtgtgtgtgtgtgtgtgtgaggaggtttGCATTTGGCACAGCTGGATGGGAAAGTGTGTTCCGTGACCTCCGTCCTCTATATGTCGGGTCATCGTGGACCGCACCCGATCTTCCTTTTCTGATCACAGCCAAAGCTTGGGTAACACCATGCTATTATATGAAGacacaaaccacttctgacGCAGTTTTGCAAGATGTGATTTTGGGAACCGATATTAAACATGACACATGCGTCATCATGCTGTCAGACCTAAGGGGTTAGAATTCTTTTCACTGACATGTCTTTGGGTTCTCGCAGTCAAAAGTCGACATGGATTTTAGGGGTTGAGGTGATGACAGCTATCACGTAATACAACTTTGTTTCCTCTTCAATCATGTTATTCATGATCCAGGAGTAAACAATGTTGGGTTTTTCTTTTGACTTCACGACAGTTGTGTGTCCTCATCTTGAAGGAGAAATGGCCCCTAAGTCATACATAATTATATTTTCATGCGTCAAGAGGTTGGTTACGTTTGAAATAGTCAGTGGAACCGCTGCTTATTGATCTGTTCTCAAACTAAGGCACATGTAGTTAATGAAATACAGTGTTTAAGTTATGATATTGGACCTCTTATATCCAGTTATAGCCTACTTTCTGTGTagataaatacagtggtacctcggttttcgaatgtcccggaattcgaacaaaaattacgtgatttttttgcttcgaatttcaaacgaaaatccagaactcgaagtcgaaaaaagtcggaaaaaacataacgtgcgcggtccgatcagctgacccacaacccgctggaccgtggtagagtgtcacaggggaggtgctggagcgctcactccagggtttgatgtcctgttgtgggctggagctgggacagggatgaggcgagtctgggacagagcgtgacttggtttatgactttgtcacagccaaactgcacagaagcgcacattcagagctggacacgcaccgggcacctcttcacttctggaggtggcaacccctcccacatgcagcggccacacacatagaggaacagcgcacctgcagcaga
The genomic region above belongs to Synchiropus splendidus isolate RoL2022-P1 chromosome 19, RoL_Sspl_1.0, whole genome shotgun sequence and contains:
- the ramp2 gene encoding receptor activity-modifying protein 2, giving the protein MTESSSSRFFSGCLMTLLILGQTAVVCLIDEKVAAQPTTITYSQSTEAMTEIINATYPEHTLPFDCGDNVPDCLDYCNFCNYAYDAPTMECLQDLLRLLCIHNFEASMGSHNSSDWCLWSKVSGVYSNLSHCTEMISDCLHIPWPNSLVEQTFVGIHSQYFADCPTEELIDPPPGIVFALVITPICLIPVMVSLVVLKTKNGDGSS